One genomic window of Caminibacter pacificus includes the following:
- the bcp gene encoding thioredoxin-dependent thiol peroxidase, with protein MKAPEFCLPNQDGVEICLRDLKGKWIVLYFYPKDNTPGCTTEAKEFSELLDEFEKLGAIVIGVSPDSPKRHCNFIEKHGLKITLLSDENKDVLKAYGAWGKKKMYGKEYEGVIRSTFIINPEGEIVKEYKKVKAKGHAAKVLEDLKELIS; from the coding sequence ATGAAAGCACCTGAGTTTTGCCTGCCTAATCAAGACGGCGTTGAAATTTGCCTTAGAGATTTAAAAGGAAAATGGATTGTTTTATATTTTTATCCCAAAGACAATACTCCCGGATGTACCACTGAAGCTAAAGAATTCAGCGAACTGCTTGATGAGTTCGAAAAACTCGGAGCGATTGTTATAGGAGTGAGTCCCGACAGTCCTAAAAGACATTGTAATTTTATAGAAAAACACGGACTTAAAATAACTCTTCTTAGCGACGAAAACAAAGATGTTTTAAAAGCTTACGGAGCATGGGGCAAAAAGAAAATGTACGGAAAAGAGTACGAAGGAGTAATTCGCTCGACATTTATTATAAACCCTGAAGGTGAAATCGTAAAAGAGTACAAAAAAGTAAAAGCCAAAGGTCACGCGGCAAAAGTATTGGAGGATTTAAAAGAGCTAATCTCTTAA